From Vibrio fortis, a single genomic window includes:
- a CDS encoding DUF4381 domain-containing protein produces MTPKLELSPVITPDAPHWWPLAWGWWCLIVVVIAILIVAVKLYQKHQQDRVIQKIALAKLTNNPDISPAEALATVRQAAISYFPRETVASMQGEQWYQFLDSQLKSPRFIDHSDAWQQSLYQSESTAIDPSTRKALVDDCAYWVRHALPPKRVQL; encoded by the coding sequence ATGACGCCTAAATTAGAACTCAGCCCTGTTATTACACCTGACGCTCCACATTGGTGGCCGCTCGCATGGGGCTGGTGGTGCCTTATCGTGGTTGTTATTGCGATCCTTATCGTCGCTGTAAAGCTCTACCAGAAACATCAGCAAGATCGAGTGATTCAGAAAATTGCACTCGCGAAATTGACTAACAATCCGGATATTTCGCCAGCTGAAGCACTTGCAACGGTTCGCCAAGCAGCCATCAGCTACTTTCCAAGAGAGACGGTCGCTTCTATGCAAGGTGAGCAGTGGTATCAGTTTCTCGATTCGCAATTAAAATCGCCACGCTTTATCGACCATAGCGATGCTTGGCAACAATCTCTGTACCAGAGTGAAAGCACAGCCATTGACCCGTCTACTCGTAAGGCTCTAGTCGATGACTGCGCCTATTGGGTTCGCCATGCATTGCCACCGAAGAGAGTTCAATTATGA
- a CDS encoding AAA family ATPase: MHSNAFTTLKTYLESQIIGQQELVKQLMVALLADGHILVEGPPGLAKTRAVKSLADCVEGDFHRIQFTPDLLPADLTGTDIFRPETGDFTFQAGPIFNSLILADEINRAPAKVQAAMLEAMAEKQVTAGRKTYPLPELFLVMATQNPIEQEGTYPLPEAQLDRFLLHLDVEYPDMESELAILRLNRGEAQGQAPVQPEPLPQQSVFEARQEVLNVHMAESIEQYIVRLVMATRQPEKYSPQLAQWLEMGVSPRATIALDRCARAHAWLSGRDYVTPEDVQTMAFPVLRHRLLRSYHAQAEGITPNQVITHLISLVGSA; the protein is encoded by the coding sequence ATGCACTCAAATGCCTTCACTACCCTTAAAACATATTTAGAGTCTCAGATCATAGGCCAGCAAGAGCTGGTTAAGCAGCTCATGGTCGCCCTACTCGCGGACGGTCATATATTGGTTGAAGGCCCCCCAGGACTAGCAAAGACTCGCGCGGTGAAGTCACTGGCCGACTGCGTTGAAGGCGATTTCCACCGAATTCAATTCACCCCAGACCTGTTACCTGCTGATTTAACGGGAACGGATATTTTTCGTCCAGAGACTGGCGACTTTACGTTCCAAGCTGGGCCGATCTTCAATTCACTGATTCTTGCCGATGAGATCAACCGTGCTCCCGCCAAAGTGCAAGCCGCAATGCTTGAAGCAATGGCGGAAAAACAGGTCACAGCGGGGCGTAAAACCTACCCATTGCCAGAGCTTTTTTTGGTGATGGCAACACAGAACCCGATTGAACAAGAGGGAACTTATCCACTTCCTGAAGCGCAGCTAGACCGATTCTTACTGCATTTGGATGTAGAGTATCCAGATATGGAGAGTGAGCTGGCGATCCTTCGATTGAATCGCGGAGAAGCGCAGGGGCAAGCCCCCGTTCAGCCAGAACCTTTACCGCAACAATCGGTGTTCGAAGCACGACAAGAAGTACTCAATGTACACATGGCTGAAAGCATTGAGCAATATATTGTGCGACTGGTGATGGCAACACGCCAACCAGAGAAGTACAGCCCACAGTTAGCCCAGTGGCTAGAAATGGGTGTCAGCCCTCGAGCGACTATTGCACTCGACCGCTGCGCGCGAGCTCATGCTTGGTTATCAGGTCGTGACTACGTAACACCAGAAGATGTGCAGACGATGGCTTTCCCAGTACTTCGCCATCGCCTATTGCGCAGTTACCATGCGCAAGCTGAAGGCATCACACCAAATCAGGTGATTACCCACCTTATCTCTCTTGTTGGTAGCGCGTAG
- a CDS encoding DUF58 domain-containing protein: protein MNQQLPQHSNGVLLNLDELLQYKAQTVRWLPPAKSLWSQLNGQHESRSKGRGMNFSEVRQYQAGDDIRSIDWRVTARTGKTHTKIFSEEREQPVILYLDMSNSMMFGSTLLLKSVQLAHLASQLCWLTIASKDRIGAVIDDGQKLTEIKPSSSHHAPLRILQQLIATNNQSVQSSKSACQTDFSMALKSLNRLSPKGSDIIFLSDFSRYKDSDYSLLNQMRQHNRIRFVHFYDPLEQGDTLFKGMKHVSDGQRTQWFNFSSKAEKNKLKSAFEEHQQQIKDLCLRLAIPRSSITSSEPLMSQISGGKNDA from the coding sequence ATGAATCAGCAACTCCCTCAGCACAGTAACGGTGTGTTACTCAACCTAGATGAGCTTTTGCAATACAAAGCTCAAACGGTTCGCTGGCTACCTCCCGCAAAGAGCCTTTGGTCACAGCTCAATGGACAACATGAAAGTCGCAGCAAAGGCCGAGGTATGAACTTTTCAGAGGTCCGTCAATACCAAGCGGGTGATGACATTCGTAGCATTGATTGGCGAGTCACGGCTCGTACGGGTAAAACGCACACCAAGATTTTCTCAGAAGAGCGCGAGCAACCAGTAATTCTCTATTTGGATATGTCGAATAGCATGATGTTTGGTTCTACGCTGCTCTTGAAATCGGTGCAACTTGCACACTTAGCGAGTCAACTCTGCTGGCTTACTATTGCCAGTAAAGACCGTATAGGTGCAGTTATCGATGATGGTCAGAAACTGACAGAAATAAAGCCGAGCTCTAGCCATCATGCCCCACTGCGTATCTTGCAACAGCTGATTGCCACCAATAACCAATCTGTACAATCGTCCAAATCTGCTTGTCAGACCGATTTTTCAATGGCGCTCAAATCATTGAACAGGCTCAGCCCTAAAGGCAGCGACATCATTTTCTTAAGTGATTTCAGTCGATACAAAGATAGTGACTACTCACTATTGAATCAAATGCGTCAGCATAACCGGATACGCTTCGTTCATTTCTACGACCCTTTAGAGCAAGGGGATACCCTATTTAAAGGCATGAAACATGTGAGTGATGGACAGCGAACTCAATGGTTTAACTTCTCTTCCAAAGCAGAGAAGAACAAACTAAAAAGCGCTTTTGAGGAGCACCAGCAGCAGATCAAAGATCTTTGCTTACGCCTTGCAATCCCTCGCAGTTCTATCACCAGCTCTGAGCCCTTAATGAGTCAAATTTCAGGGGGTAAGAATGACGCCTAA
- a CDS encoding BatD family protein: MQRIHTPFLTLLFTLLISIVSSHTAYAATAVASVSENQVTRDEVFLLRVSTNEKVSSDALDLSALESDFYIGRPNFGSSIRIINGSRTVSSEWTITLAPLRLGKLTIPAFDIEGAQTQPIQINVAQNKAAPTQDQMAEFKLDLNRDSLYVGEVAILDVKLIIKADPRRLQDPRIDPPSSSSLKVEPIGESKQYQDVYHGKEVTVVQQSFEISSDTAGTFELRGPKLTGAVVYSANNSNKTRLFQLDTPVQTLPVEVLSIPGDAQGNWLPTADLSINQVWSINDTRLTRSPEQLELEAGDALTRTITVSAKGIKAHQLPSVNIEYPNSVRVYEEKPQFGKTDAGDNLVVYKQVLIPKSSGTVELPGLEQTWFNTETKEKATSQINGLTLNVTGNNVAPAQAPVSTDKPNNLEVTTTQEPGIWPYLTAFFAALWLITSVIALTLWRKRDTTKTVTPKVINKEDTQAELIDAIQRKDALMANAKLSQWHKENPDLPQQHLNTVRKEIDQLNQHLFGPQADGGTGWSSKGAIEAINAANQSRVKKASEQLAPL; encoded by the coding sequence ATGCAACGTATTCATACACCATTTTTGACGCTACTGTTCACCCTACTCATCAGTATTGTCAGTAGCCATACCGCCTACGCAGCAACAGCGGTTGCAAGTGTTAGCGAGAATCAAGTCACCAGAGACGAAGTATTTCTATTAAGAGTTTCAACCAATGAAAAAGTCAGTTCAGACGCTCTAGACTTAAGCGCCCTCGAAAGCGATTTTTACATCGGCAGACCTAACTTTGGCTCTTCGATTCGCATCATTAACGGCAGTCGCACCGTTTCAAGTGAGTGGACCATCACATTGGCACCATTGCGATTGGGCAAGCTCACCATTCCAGCCTTTGATATCGAAGGGGCACAGACTCAACCGATTCAGATCAATGTTGCGCAGAACAAAGCCGCACCGACACAAGATCAGATGGCTGAGTTCAAGCTCGACCTAAATAGAGACTCTCTCTATGTCGGTGAAGTGGCAATTTTGGACGTAAAATTGATCATCAAGGCCGACCCGAGACGCTTACAGGATCCGCGAATTGATCCACCAAGCTCTTCGAGCCTAAAAGTTGAACCTATTGGTGAGTCAAAGCAGTACCAAGATGTCTACCACGGCAAAGAAGTAACGGTTGTTCAGCAGAGCTTTGAGATATCGTCCGATACAGCGGGCACATTTGAGCTGCGCGGGCCAAAACTAACAGGTGCCGTAGTTTACTCAGCCAATAACTCGAACAAAACGCGTTTATTCCAACTCGATACTCCCGTTCAAACGCTACCGGTAGAGGTACTATCGATTCCGGGTGATGCTCAAGGGAATTGGCTACCAACAGCTGATTTAAGTATCAACCAAGTTTGGAGCATCAACGATACCAGGCTTACGCGCTCTCCTGAACAGCTAGAGCTTGAAGCGGGCGATGCACTAACTCGCACCATTACTGTCAGCGCTAAAGGCATCAAAGCTCACCAGTTACCGAGCGTGAATATCGAATACCCAAACAGTGTCCGCGTTTATGAAGAAAAACCTCAGTTTGGTAAAACAGACGCAGGAGACAATCTTGTTGTCTACAAACAAGTATTGATTCCAAAATCCTCAGGAACAGTCGAGCTTCCAGGATTAGAACAAACTTGGTTTAATACCGAAACCAAAGAGAAAGCTACCAGCCAGATTAACGGGTTAACCTTAAACGTCACTGGTAACAACGTTGCGCCAGCACAAGCTCCAGTATCAACAGATAAGCCAAATAACCTCGAAGTTACAACGACTCAAGAACCGGGTATCTGGCCTTACCTAACGGCGTTTTTTGCCGCTTTATGGCTAATCACCTCTGTGATTGCTCTGACTTTGTGGCGCAAACGAGATACGACGAAGACAGTAACACCAAAGGTCATCAACAAAGAAGATACGCAAGCTGAGCTAATCGACGCGATTCAGAGAAAGGATGCGCTAATGGCAAATGCCAAGCTAAGCCAATGGCACAAAGAGAATCCCGATCTTCCGCAGCAGCACCTTAATACTGTGAGAAAAGAAATCGACCAGCTCAACCAACACCTCTTTGGTCCACAAGCAGATGGGGGAACTGGTTGGTCGTCAAAGGGTGCCATTGAGGCCATCAACGCTGCTAATCAGAGCCGAGTTAAAAAGGCGAGTGAACAACTTGCACCACTGTAA
- a CDS encoding VWA domain-containing protein: MSNFTFIYPAWLFALFALPVIVFLVRRNQKQGLLAPHIAQYLDPAKSVNSRSKLSLFSVWWMITIIALAGPSFSTSERPSFEKTQARILIMDMSMSMYATDVKPNRLTQARYKALDMLSQWREGVTGMIAYAGDAYTVSPLTTDSATIANLVPNLSPDIMPYQGADAAKAIERSIEMLQRANVSQGDLILIADDIDNNDKRAINELLSDTPWRLSVLAVGSQAGSPITMSNGSMLTQDSGQTVIAKSDIGNMRSISQSNQGAFALVQADNSDIETITQFIESHSLAAEVEKTTQGVTSRVNQGFWLLPLILFPALGLFRPGVIWSVIGFALLATQPNPAFANPWRTDDQIAHQYYEQGDFEQAAELFIDPEWKGVAQYQAGQYQDAENTLSTLDTERARYNHANALAQQGKFEPAIEEYKRILEQNPDHAFAKSNLELLEQQQQQQQQQQQQQQQQQQQQQQQQQQQQQQQDDAQDQSQDQANQQGQQGQQGQQGQQGQQGQQGQQGQQGQQGQQGQQGQQGQSGQNSENSSSSSGQSEQQSDSTREQSQQSSGQNEQAPKNTGDSQTPSPSEQASAQPSNNHASQPKAGEGDEEQGSGTPTTPTSAQQQDSDSEGSPQMAQAQPSDASQDPDRRKLEQVESVRDPSRLLRAQMMLQAQEQGAPNNPSKKW, encoded by the coding sequence ATGTCTAACTTTACCTTCATCTATCCCGCTTGGTTATTTGCTTTGTTTGCGCTGCCCGTGATTGTATTCCTAGTGCGTCGCAATCAAAAACAGGGATTGCTCGCGCCACATATCGCGCAGTACCTCGACCCAGCGAAATCCGTTAACTCACGCAGTAAATTGTCGCTTTTCTCTGTCTGGTGGATGATTACCATCATCGCACTTGCTGGACCAAGCTTCAGTACTAGTGAGCGCCCTAGTTTTGAGAAGACTCAAGCGCGAATTTTGATCATGGATATGTCGATGTCTATGTACGCCACCGACGTGAAACCTAACCGCTTAACCCAAGCGCGTTACAAGGCGTTGGATATGCTTTCACAATGGCGTGAAGGTGTGACCGGCATGATAGCATACGCGGGTGACGCTTATACAGTTAGCCCTCTCACCACCGACAGCGCGACCATCGCAAACCTGGTTCCTAACCTATCTCCAGATATTATGCCTTATCAAGGCGCTGATGCCGCCAAGGCGATCGAGCGAAGTATTGAGATGCTGCAACGTGCCAACGTCTCTCAGGGTGACCTGATCTTGATCGCTGACGACATTGATAACAATGATAAACGTGCGATTAATGAACTTCTCTCTGATACGCCTTGGCGTTTGTCGGTTTTAGCCGTTGGTAGCCAAGCAGGTTCACCGATTACGATGAGCAATGGTTCCATGCTCACTCAAGATTCGGGTCAAACCGTAATCGCGAAAAGCGACATCGGCAACATGCGTTCAATCAGCCAATCTAACCAAGGTGCGTTTGCTTTGGTGCAAGCTGACAACTCAGACATAGAGACAATCACTCAGTTTATTGAATCTCATAGTCTAGCCGCTGAAGTTGAGAAGACGACGCAAGGGGTGACAAGCAGAGTCAATCAAGGGTTTTGGCTACTACCGTTGATTTTATTCCCTGCTTTAGGTCTGTTCCGACCGGGCGTAATTTGGAGCGTAATAGGCTTTGCGTTATTGGCTACTCAACCAAATCCAGCATTCGCTAACCCTTGGCGTACAGATGATCAGATAGCCCACCAATACTATGAACAGGGCGACTTTGAGCAAGCAGCAGAGCTGTTTATTGATCCTGAATGGAAAGGTGTCGCTCAATATCAAGCGGGACAGTACCAAGATGCGGAAAACACGCTATCTACTTTAGATACAGAGCGTGCGCGCTACAACCACGCCAATGCTCTAGCGCAACAAGGTAAATTCGAACCCGCAATCGAAGAATACAAGCGCATTCTTGAACAGAACCCTGACCACGCCTTTGCGAAGAGTAATCTTGAACTTCTGGAGCAACAGCAACAGCAACAGCAACAGCAACAGCAACAGCAACAGCAACAGCAACAGCAACAGCAACAGCAACAGCAACAGCAACAGCAACAGCAAGATGATGCTCAGGACCAATCACAAGATCAAGCAAATCAGCAAGGTCAGCAAGGTCAGCAAGGTCAGCAAGGTCAGCAAGGTCAGCAAGGTCAGCAAGGTCAGCAAGGTCAGCAAGGTCAGCAAGGTCAGCAAGGTCAGCAAGGTCAGCAAGGTCAAAGTGGCCAGAATAGCGAGAACTCGTCAAGCTCATCAGGTCAATCAGAGCAACAATCTGATTCTACTCGTGAACAATCTCAGCAATCATCTGGCCAAAATGAGCAAGCACCTAAAAATACTGGTGACAGCCAAACACCTTCACCATCTGAACAGGCATCAGCTCAACCGAGCAATAACCATGCTAGCCAACCTAAAGCAGGTGAAGGGGATGAAGAACAAGGATCAGGCACGCCAACAACACCAACGTCTGCCCAGCAGCAAGATTCAGACTCCGAAGGCTCGCCTCAAATGGCACAAGCTCAGCCGTCAGATGCTTCACAAGATCCAGACCGTAGGAAGCTAGAACAAGTGGAGAGCGTTCGCGACCCAAGTCGTCTGCTTCGAGCTCAAATGATGTTACAAGCGCAAGAACAAGGCGCTCCGAATAACCCATCGAAAAAGTGGTAA
- a CDS encoding vWA domain-containing protein produces the protein MSGLLNIEFVWWWMFLLLPIPLIVHRLAPAAKPTDTLTLPFLPSDTSGKAPSTRLPKILATLIWVLLITASARPVWFGEPVEFQPKHRDLMLVVDLSYSMSKEDMAFNGEYIDRLSAVKHVLSDFIDKRKGDRVGLVLFADHAYLQTPLTLDRSTLSQQLNQAVLRLIGTQTAIGDGIGLATKTFVDSDAPQRVMILLSDGSNTAGVLAPLEAADIAKKFDTTIYTVGVGAGEMVVKEFFMSRKVNTAEDLDEKTLMAIAERTGGQYFRARDSQDLATIYDTINSLEPISGATKVWRPQQEWFHWPLSIAVTLSLLLLVIRRNNV, from the coding sequence ATGAGTGGTTTATTGAATATTGAATTTGTGTGGTGGTGGATGTTTTTGCTGCTGCCGATACCGCTGATTGTTCATCGTTTGGCGCCTGCCGCTAAGCCGACAGACACACTGACTCTGCCTTTTTTACCCAGTGACACGAGCGGTAAAGCACCGAGTACTCGGCTACCTAAGATTCTAGCCACACTTATATGGGTTCTCTTAATCACGGCGAGCGCAAGGCCGGTTTGGTTCGGTGAACCGGTAGAGTTTCAGCCTAAGCACCGCGACTTGATGCTGGTTGTCGACCTCTCTTACTCAATGAGTAAAGAAGATATGGCGTTTAATGGCGAGTACATCGATCGTTTATCGGCCGTAAAACATGTACTGAGTGACTTCATTGATAAACGCAAAGGAGATCGTGTTGGGCTAGTGCTGTTTGCTGATCACGCCTACTTGCAAACACCTCTCACACTCGACAGAAGCACACTCAGCCAACAGCTTAATCAAGCAGTTTTAAGGTTGATTGGCACCCAAACGGCGATTGGTGATGGCATCGGACTTGCCACTAAAACATTTGTCGATAGTGATGCGCCACAACGAGTGATGATTCTGTTGAGTGATGGCAGCAATACAGCAGGGGTTCTTGCCCCTCTTGAAGCCGCTGATATTGCGAAAAAATTCGACACCACGATTTACACTGTCGGCGTAGGTGCCGGTGAGATGGTTGTTAAAGAGTTCTTTATGTCGCGTAAAGTAAACACCGCAGAAGACCTTGATGAGAAAACGTTAATGGCAATTGCCGAGCGCACCGGAGGACAGTATTTCCGCGCCCGTGACAGCCAAGATCTCGCGACCATTTACGATACCATTAATAGTCTAGAGCCGATATCAGGGGCGACTAAAGTTTGGCGACCACAGCAGGAATGGTTCCATTGGCCCCTTTCCATTGCCGTCACTTTATCCCTGCTTTTGTTAGTCATTAGGAGAAACAATGTCTAA